A genomic stretch from Acetobacter ascendens includes:
- a CDS encoding DUF1489 family protein, translating to MLNLIKLAVGVESLEDLTERLKQPFNTRAHPDYDTPLPVVHTRSFPKQKDALLDGGSLYRVINELILCRQPILDIQTTTRADGTQGTLILLSPKIIPVQPRAIRPFQGWRYLQGQDAPADLQSTETQPVGLPLSLQKKLLELGL from the coding sequence ATGCTTAATCTGATCAAGCTGGCTGTGGGTGTTGAATCGCTCGAAGATCTGACTGAACGGCTGAAACAGCCCTTCAATACCCGCGCCCATCCAGATTATGATACTCCCCTACCCGTGGTGCACACACGCTCTTTTCCTAAACAAAAAGATGCCCTTTTGGATGGTGGTTCGCTTTACCGCGTCATCAACGAGCTTATTCTGTGCCGACAGCCCATTCTGGATATTCAAACCACAACACGGGCTGATGGCACACAGGGCACGCTTATCTTACTTTCTCCCAAGATCATTCCTGTCCAACCTCGCGCCATACGGCCATTTCAAGGGTGGCGCTACCTGCAAGGCCAAGATGCACCAGCAGATTTGCAGAGCACTGAAACACAGCCCGTAGGCTTACCCCTTTCCCTGCAGAAAAAGCTGTTAGAACTCGGCCTCTGA